In Hymenobacter sublimis, a single genomic region encodes these proteins:
- a CDS encoding GNAT family N-acetyltransferase, with protein sequence MSVPTAAPLRIQSATLADIPTIIGLAEATWEPTYRFIISREQIDYMYRVIYTPASLERQMTEQGHTFLLVYVDGEASGYASFSAQPGEGLYKLHKIYVLPSAQGQGLGQQLVQAVEQTVREAGGQTLELNVNRHNPALAFYERLGFKLHREEDIAIGPYWMNDYVMRKELR encoded by the coding sequence ATGTCCGTCCCCACTGCCGCTCCGCTTCGCATCCAGTCCGCTACGCTAGCTGATATTCCGACGATTATTGGGCTGGCCGAAGCCACCTGGGAGCCGACTTACCGCTTCATCATCTCGCGGGAGCAGATCGACTACATGTACCGCGTGATTTATACGCCCGCCTCCCTGGAGCGGCAAATGACGGAGCAGGGCCACACCTTTTTGCTCGTGTACGTAGACGGGGAAGCCAGTGGGTACGCTTCCTTTTCGGCCCAGCCGGGCGAGGGCTTGTACAAGCTCCATAAAATTTACGTGCTACCCTCGGCCCAAGGCCAGGGTTTGGGCCAGCAGTTGGTACAGGCCGTAGAACAGACCGTGCGCGAGGCCGGCGGGCAAACCCTGGAACTGAACGTCAACCGCCATAATCCCGCCTTGGCCTTCTACGAGCGCCTGGGTTTTAAGCTGCACCGCGAGGAGGACATTGCCATTGGGCCTTACTGGATGAACGACTACGTTATGCGCAAGGAGTTGCGCTAA